The following proteins are encoded in a genomic region of Leifsonia psychrotolerans:
- a CDS encoding ATP-binding cassette domain-containing protein, translated as MSRATTSSEKLESHVADSHDVIRVQGARVNNLKDVSVDIPKRRLSVFTGVSGSGKSSLVFGTIAAESQRMINETYSAFVQGFMPTQARPDVDVLEGLTTAIIVDQERLGSNPRSTVGTVTDANAMLRIIFSRIGQPYLGSPQAFSFNVPSVSGAGAVTLERAGRTVKERRSFSVTGGMCPRCEGKGSVTDLDLTQLFDASKSLDEGALTVPGYNAGGWNMRLYRESGFVDPAKPIRDYTKKELSDFLHHEPTRMKIAGINMTYEGLIPRIQKSMLAKDKESMQPHIRAFVDRAVTFTTCPDCAGTRLNAGARSSRINGLNIADVCAMQISDLTEWVRGQGDPSVAPVLESLQQTLESFVKIGLGYLSLDRPSGTISGGEAQRTKMIRHLESSLTDITYVFDEPSIGLHPHDIQRMNALLLELRDKGNTVLVVEHKPEMMAIADHVIDLGPHAGTAGGTVCFEGSIEALRTSGTLTGRHFDDRASLKKTVRTRTGTMEIRGATEHNLRDVDVDIPLGVLAVITGVSGSGKSSLVHGSISAGDDVVTIDQGAIRGSRRSNPATYTGLLEPIRKAFAKANGVKPALFSANSEGACPNCNGSGVIYTDLGMMAGVTTVCEVCEGKRFEASVLDYHLGGRDISEVLAMSAVEAEEFFGAGETRTPAAHAILRRLVDVGLGYLSLGQPLTTLSGGERQRLKLATSLAEKGGIYVLDEPTTGLHLADVEQLLGLLDRLVDSGKSVIVIEHHQAVMAHADWIIDLGPGAGHDGGRIVFEGTPADLVSGGSTLTGEYLAAYVGA; from the coding sequence ATGAGCCGGGCCACGACATCCAGCGAAAAGTTGGAGTCACACGTTGCCGACAGCCACGATGTGATTCGCGTGCAGGGCGCGCGCGTCAACAATCTCAAGGACGTGAGTGTCGACATCCCGAAGCGTCGTCTGAGCGTGTTCACCGGTGTCTCGGGCTCGGGAAAGAGCTCGCTGGTCTTCGGCACCATCGCGGCCGAGTCCCAGCGCATGATCAACGAAACCTACAGCGCCTTCGTGCAGGGTTTCATGCCCACGCAGGCGCGGCCCGACGTCGACGTGCTCGAAGGTCTGACCACGGCGATCATCGTCGACCAGGAGCGTCTCGGCTCGAACCCGCGCTCGACCGTCGGTACCGTGACCGACGCCAATGCGATGCTGCGCATCATCTTCAGCCGCATCGGCCAGCCCTACCTCGGCTCGCCTCAGGCGTTCTCGTTCAACGTGCCGTCGGTGAGCGGAGCGGGAGCGGTCACCCTGGAACGCGCAGGACGCACCGTGAAGGAGCGGCGAAGCTTCAGCGTCACGGGTGGGATGTGCCCGCGTTGCGAGGGCAAGGGCAGCGTGACCGACCTCGACCTGACCCAGCTCTTCGATGCCAGCAAGTCACTCGATGAGGGGGCGCTCACTGTTCCCGGCTACAACGCGGGTGGCTGGAACATGCGGCTGTACCGCGAGTCTGGGTTCGTCGATCCGGCCAAGCCGATTCGCGACTACACGAAGAAGGAGCTCTCCGACTTTCTGCACCACGAGCCGACCCGCATGAAGATCGCGGGCATCAACATGACCTACGAGGGGCTGATCCCGCGCATCCAGAAGTCGATGCTCGCGAAAGACAAGGAGTCGATGCAGCCGCATATTCGGGCGTTCGTCGACCGGGCTGTCACGTTCACCACCTGCCCCGACTGCGCCGGCACCCGGCTAAACGCGGGCGCGCGGTCGTCGCGCATCAACGGGCTGAACATTGCGGATGTCTGTGCCATGCAGATCAGCGACCTGACCGAATGGGTGCGCGGGCAGGGCGACCCATCGGTCGCGCCGGTTCTCGAGTCGTTACAGCAGACGCTTGAATCGTTCGTGAAAATCGGGTTGGGCTATCTCTCGCTCGATCGCCCGTCCGGCACGATCTCCGGTGGCGAAGCGCAGCGCACCAAGATGATTCGCCACCTGGAATCGTCGTTGACCGATATCACCTACGTGTTCGACGAGCCGTCGATCGGGTTGCACCCGCACGACATCCAGCGTATGAATGCCCTGCTGTTGGAGCTGCGTGACAAGGGCAACACGGTGCTCGTCGTCGAGCACAAGCCCGAGATGATGGCGATCGCCGATCACGTCATCGACCTCGGCCCACACGCCGGAACGGCCGGCGGCACCGTCTGTTTCGAGGGCAGCATCGAGGCGCTGCGCACCAGCGGCACCCTCACCGGCAGACACTTCGACGACAGGGCCTCGCTCAAGAAAACCGTGCGGACACGCACGGGCACGATGGAGATTCGAGGGGCGACCGAGCACAACCTGCGCGACGTCGACGTCGATATCCCGTTGGGCGTGCTGGCTGTCATCACCGGTGTCTCCGGCTCGGGCAAGAGCTCACTCGTGCACGGGTCGATTTCCGCCGGGGATGACGTCGTGACGATCGATCAGGGTGCTATCCGTGGCTCGCGGCGCAGCAACCCGGCGACCTACACGGGCTTGCTCGAGCCGATTCGCAAGGCGTTTGCGAAGGCCAACGGTGTGAAGCCGGCGCTGTTCAGCGCGAACTCCGAAGGGGCCTGCCCGAACTGCAACGGATCGGGCGTGATTTACACCGACCTTGGCATGATGGCTGGCGTCACCACGGTCTGTGAGGTGTGTGAGGGCAAGCGGTTTGAGGCATCCGTGCTCGATTATCACCTGGGTGGCCGCGACATCAGTGAGGTGCTCGCGATGTCGGCGGTGGAGGCGGAGGAGTTCTTCGGCGCCGGCGAGACACGTACCCCGGCCGCACACGCCATCCTGCGCCGGCTCGTCGATGTGGGACTCGGCTATCTGAGCCTGGGTCAGCCACTCACGACGCTTTCCGGGGGTGAGCGCCAGCGGCTGAAACTGGCCACCAGTCTGGCCGAAAAGGGTGGCATCTACGTGCTCGACGAGCCAACCACGGGTCTGCACCTGGCTGATGTCGAGCAGTTGCTGGGCCTGCTCGATCGGCTTGTCGACTCGGGCAAGTCGGTCATCGTGATCGAGCACCACCAGGCGGTGATGGCACACGCCGACTGGATTATCGATCTCGGCCCGGGGGCGGGCCACGACGGCGGACGCATCGTCTTCGAGGGAACGCCCGCCGACCTGGTCTCTGGCGGCTCCACCCTCACTGGCGAGTACCTCGCGGCCTACGTCGGCGCCTGA